The Thioalkalivibrio thiocyanodenitrificans ARhD 1 genome window below encodes:
- a CDS encoding DUF938 domain-containing protein: MRFEPGKPYSAACDQNRDPILAVLRRYLDRPGTILEIGSGTGQHAVYFGAALPHLDWQPSDVPAHLPGIRLWLEEAALPNVAEPLELDVRRTPWPVQAVDGVYSANTAHIMHWPDVEAMFEGVGRVLRPGGCFCLYGPFNEDGEFTSESNARFHMSLRMRDPGMGIRDKGDLDRLAGAAGLELVEDVVMPVNNFTLVWRKR; the protein is encoded by the coding sequence ATGCGATTTGAACCAGGCAAACCCTACTCCGCGGCCTGTGACCAGAACCGCGACCCGATCCTGGCGGTGTTGCGGCGTTACCTTGACCGGCCCGGCACCATCCTGGAGATCGGCAGCGGCACGGGACAGCACGCGGTGTATTTCGGGGCAGCACTGCCGCACCTGGACTGGCAGCCTTCCGACGTGCCTGCCCACCTGCCGGGAATTCGCCTGTGGCTCGAGGAGGCGGCGCTGCCCAATGTGGCCGAGCCGCTCGAGCTTGATGTGCGCCGCACGCCCTGGCCGGTGCAGGCGGTCGACGGCGTCTATTCCGCCAATACGGCCCATATCATGCACTGGCCGGATGTGGAGGCCATGTTCGAGGGGGTGGGGCGTGTACTGCGTCCGGGCGGTTGCTTCTGCCTGTACGGGCCGTTCAATGAAGACGGCGAGTTCACCAGTGAAAGCAACGCCCGCTTCCACATGAGCCTGCGGATGCGCGACCCCGGCATGGGGATCCGCGACAAGGGCGACCTGGACCGGCTGGCCGGAGCGGCGGGGCTGGAACTGGTGGAAGACGTGGTGATGCCGGTGAACAACTTCACCCTGGTCTGGCGGAAGCGCTGA
- a CDS encoding peptidylprolyl isomerase, which translates to MTSRHLHIILALFLAIALLTACDRAEEPRAQIPDGDVIAVVNGVAIADADFQEFLSLQRMTRPDENLQPEQVLDEMVNLELLRQAAAERGLDRDPEILRQVERSRTNLMVGALFEDWLGQDYTEEQMRAEYDRQVASLDRQEYKARHILLDSEADARDIIEALDADADFEELAREHSTGPSGPMGGDLGWFTADGMVPAFSDAVRAMEPGSHSSEPVQSDFGWHVILLEDTRTAEPPPFEAVRDRVRQILDNRIVQENIEDLRRQADIELR; encoded by the coding sequence ATGACATCACGACACCTGCATATCATCCTGGCACTGTTTTTGGCCATCGCCCTGCTGACCGCCTGCGACCGTGCCGAGGAACCTCGCGCGCAGATCCCGGACGGTGATGTGATCGCGGTAGTGAACGGCGTGGCCATCGCCGATGCCGACTTTCAGGAGTTTCTCAGTCTGCAGCGAATGACCCGGCCCGACGAGAACCTGCAGCCGGAACAGGTGCTCGACGAGATGGTTAACCTGGAACTGCTGCGCCAGGCGGCCGCGGAGCGCGGGCTGGATCGCGATCCCGAGATCCTGCGCCAGGTCGAGCGCAGCCGCACCAACCTGATGGTGGGCGCGCTCTTCGAGGACTGGCTGGGTCAGGACTACACCGAGGAACAGATGCGCGCGGAATATGACCGGCAGGTCGCATCCCTGGACCGCCAGGAATACAAGGCACGCCACATTCTGCTGGACAGCGAGGCGGATGCGCGCGACATCATCGAGGCCCTGGATGCGGACGCGGACTTCGAGGAGCTGGCCCGGGAACATTCCACCGGACCCTCCGGGCCCATGGGAGGCGATCTGGGCTGGTTCACCGCCGACGGGATGGTGCCGGCATTTTCCGATGCAGTGCGTGCCATGGAGCCCGGCAGCCACTCAAGCGAGCCCGTGCAATCGGATTTCGGCTGGCATGTGATACTTCTGGAAGACACCCGGACCGCGGAGCCGCCTCCGTTCGAGGCCGTGCGGGATCGGGTACGGCAGATCCTGGACAACCGGATCGTCCAGGAGAACATCGAGGACCTGCGCCGCCAGGCGGACATTGAGCTCAGATAG
- a CDS encoding YciI family protein: MLYAIIGQDTENSLEKRKQTRPAHLARLEALRDDGRLVLAGPMPAIDSEDPGPAGFTGSLVVAQFDSLDEARQWADADPYVEAGVYAQVTVKPFRKVLP; encoded by the coding sequence ATGCTTTACGCCATCATCGGCCAGGATACGGAGAACAGCCTGGAAAAACGCAAACAGACCCGCCCGGCTCACCTGGCCCGACTGGAAGCCCTGCGCGACGACGGTCGCCTGGTACTGGCGGGCCCCATGCCCGCCATCGACAGCGAAGACCCCGGCCCGGCCGGTTTTACAGGCAGCCTGGTGGTGGCTCAGTTCGATTCCCTGGACGAGGCGCGGCAATGGGCGGACGCGGATCCCTATGTGGAGGCCGGCGTCTACGCGCAGGTCACCGTAAAGCCGTTCCGCAAGGTCCTCCCCTGA
- a CDS encoding septation protein A, whose amino-acid sequence MKLLYDLLPVILFFLAYKFYDALPEPAVLAVGAWLPVALVPGDPGHAIYLATAVAMGVMVVQLGLGFAVKRRLEAMPMLTGALIVVLGGATLLLHDPLFILWKPTLVNFLFAVVFLIPPWLGRSTLVESMMGHALHVPKRIWARTNHAWVIFFIVSGLANLFVAYTFSEAFWVDFKLFGMLGMTLVFILGQAVYLARHHTEPDQHTSPGDPS is encoded by the coding sequence ATGAAACTTCTCTATGACCTGCTTCCGGTCATCCTCTTTTTTCTGGCGTACAAGTTTTACGATGCGCTGCCGGAGCCGGCGGTGCTCGCCGTGGGCGCCTGGCTGCCTGTGGCGCTGGTCCCGGGCGACCCGGGACACGCCATCTACCTTGCCACCGCCGTGGCGATGGGGGTGATGGTGGTACAACTGGGTCTGGGGTTTGCCGTCAAGCGCAGGCTCGAGGCCATGCCCATGCTCACGGGCGCATTGATCGTGGTGCTGGGCGGGGCCACCCTGCTGCTGCATGACCCGCTGTTCATCCTATGGAAGCCGACTCTGGTAAACTTCCTCTTCGCCGTGGTGTTTCTGATCCCGCCATGGCTGGGACGTTCCACCCTGGTGGAGTCGATGATGGGACATGCCCTGCATGTGCCAAAACGGATCTGGGCCCGGACCAACCACGCCTGGGTGATCTTCTTCATCGTATCGGGACTGGCGAACCTGTTCGTGGCCTACACCTTCAGCGAGGCGTTCTGGGTCGACTTCAAGCTCTTCGGCATGCTGGGCATGACGCTGGTTTTCATCCTCGGCCAGGCGGTCTACCTGGCGCGGCATCATACCGAACCCGATCAACACACTTCCCCCGGAGACCCATCCTGA
- a CDS encoding L-threonylcarbamoyladenylate synthase: MNRRLDIHPDNPQARLIRQAVDVIRAGGIIVYPTDSCYALGCAIGDKGGLERIRRIRQLDDGHHFTLVCRDLSEISTYAKVDNAAYRLLKMLTPGPYTFLLKATHEVPRRLQHAKRKTIGLRVPDHAITQALLAELGEPLMSTTVRLPGDDLPISDPYDIEERLSSQVDLVLLAGSCGVEPTTVLDLVGDVPEVVRQGCGSVDWLS, encoded by the coding sequence GTGAACCGAAGGCTTGACATTCATCCGGACAATCCCCAGGCCCGCCTGATTCGCCAGGCGGTGGATGTGATCCGGGCGGGGGGCATCATCGTCTACCCCACGGATTCCTGCTACGCGCTGGGTTGTGCCATCGGTGACAAGGGCGGCCTGGAGCGCATCCGCCGCATCCGGCAACTGGACGATGGGCACCACTTCACGCTGGTATGCCGCGACCTGTCGGAGATCTCCACCTACGCAAAGGTGGACAACGCGGCCTATCGGCTGCTGAAGATGCTCACGCCGGGTCCCTACACGTTCCTGCTGAAGGCCACCCATGAAGTCCCCCGGCGCCTCCAGCACGCCAAGCGCAAGACCATCGGGCTGCGCGTGCCGGACCATGCCATCACGCAGGCACTGCTGGCGGAGCTGGGAGAGCCCCTCATGAGCACCACGGTTCGCCTGCCGGGAGACGACCTCCCCATCTCGGATCCCTATGACATCGAGGAACGCCTTTCTTCACAGGTGGATCTTGTCCTGCTGGCCGGGTCCTGCGGCGTGGAACCCACCACCGTGCTTGATCTGGTGGGGGACGTGCCCGAGGTGGTGCGCCAGGGGTGCGGGTCCGTGGACTGGCTCTCTTGA
- a CDS encoding site-2 protease family protein, with protein MDNILQTIAIWAIPVLFAITLHEVSHGWVAKLLGDTTAQMLGRLTVNPLKHIDPVGTVLVPLAIIFYSVLILGTQYPIIFGWAKPVPVNSRNLRHPQRDMAIVAAAGPLANLVMAMFWALMIKLGFGLLGTFDWVAMPLIYMGMAGITINIVLMVLNLLPVPPLDGGRVVSGFLPPRMSDAYDRIEPYGLFIILGLLATGMLWAIIGPFFGFFVDLIRTMFTLPPEIFG; from the coding sequence ATGGATAACATCCTCCAGACCATTGCCATCTGGGCAATTCCCGTCCTGTTCGCCATCACCCTGCACGAGGTTTCCCACGGTTGGGTGGCGAAGCTGCTGGGCGATACCACGGCCCAGATGCTGGGCCGGCTGACGGTCAATCCCCTGAAGCATATCGACCCGGTCGGCACCGTGCTGGTGCCCCTAGCAATCATTTTTTACAGCGTGCTGATCCTCGGGACGCAGTATCCAATCATTTTCGGCTGGGCCAAGCCTGTGCCAGTGAACAGCCGCAACCTCAGGCATCCCCAGCGGGACATGGCCATCGTGGCGGCGGCCGGACCCCTGGCCAACCTGGTCATGGCCATGTTCTGGGCGCTGATGATCAAGCTGGGCTTCGGACTGCTGGGCACGTTCGACTGGGTGGCCATGCCCCTGATCTACATGGGCATGGCGGGCATCACCATCAACATCGTGCTCATGGTGCTGAATCTGCTGCCCGTGCCGCCCCTGGACGGCGGCCGCGTGGTGTCGGGATTTCTGCCCCCGCGCATGTCCGACGCGTACGACCGGATCGAGCCCTACGGGTTGTTCATCATCCTGGGGCTGCTGGCCACGGGAATGCTGTGGGCCATCATCGGGCCGTTCTTCGGTTTCTTCGTGGACCTGATCCGGACGATGTTCACGCTACCTCCGGAGATATTCGGATAG